The proteins below come from a single Gammaproteobacteria bacterium genomic window:
- a CDS encoding transglycosylase SLT domain-containing protein, producing the protein MRWRLVLALSATALAAGRPAAAQKLIPPSPELIALVQKAAADQTSFKDRYDAQVWLMTMSNRLAPTMPDVKKRMAMLELIHAEATRAGVSPELVLSIINVESNFNRFAVSQAGAQGLMQIMPFWLKLSGQPNGNLFHENTNLRLGCTILKYYLQRSHGDIREALQRYNGATVGIDYSDRVLRALSSKWRWD; encoded by the coding sequence ATGCGCTGGCGGCTTGTTCTGGCATTGTCCGCGACGGCTCTCGCAGCCGGCCGGCCCGCCGCCGCGCAGAAATTAATCCCGCCGAGTCCGGAGCTGATTGCTCTGGTGCAGAAGGCGGCGGCCGATCAGACCAGCTTCAAGGACAGATACGATGCCCAGGTGTGGCTCATGACCATGTCCAATCGCCTCGCGCCAACCATGCCGGATGTGAAAAAACGCATGGCCATGTTGGAACTGATCCATGCGGAAGCCACGCGCGCCGGCGTATCGCCCGAACTGGTACTCTCCATCATCAACGTGGAAAGCAATTTCAACCGTTTCGCGGTGTCCCAGGCCGGGGCCCAGGGGCTCATGCAAATCATGCCCTTCTGGCTGAAACTGAGCGGCCAGCCGAACGGCAACCTGTTCCATGAAAACACTAACCTGCGGCTCGGCTGCACCATCCTCAAGTATTACCTGCAACGCTCACATGGCGACATTCGCGAAGCCCTGCAGCGCTACAATGGCGCCACCGTCGGCATTGATTACTCCGACCGGGTGCTCAGGGCTTTGAGCAGCAAGTGGCGGTGGGACTAG
- a CDS encoding proline--tRNA ligase — MLTSRFPLCTIKETPADADTASHRLMLRAGMIRKLATGIYTWLPLGLRVLRKVEAIVREEMNRAGAMELLMPCIQPKELWEETGRWEKFGGQLLKIKDRKEQEYCFGPTHEEVVTDWARAELKSYKQLPLNLYQIQTKFRDEIRPRFGVMRAREFLMKDAYSFHLTEQDLVREYQNMYDTYTRIFTRCGLKFRSVRADTGAIGGNASHEFHVLADAGEDAIAFSTESDYAANVELAEAVPARTPRPVPAAKLELVDTPTQKTIAAVTAFLKVKPEQCVKTLVVRGNQGLVALCLRGDHEINEVKAAKLPELPGASVLAGEDEIYKAIGCRPGFIGPVHLPDNIPVIVDRAASMLADFVCGANQEGKHYRGANWEWDARSTRTADLRKVVDGDPSPDGKGMLKIARGIEVGHVFSLGDKYAKAMGAQVLDELGQQVTLLMGCYGIGVSRIVAAAIEQNHDERGIIWPEPLAPFQIALLPLNMHKSPPLRAAAEALYRELAAAGYDMLMDDRELRPGPMFADMELIGIPHRLVLSDRSLNAGTVEYKGRRDEKPQDVARKDLLAFLKARLPASN, encoded by the coding sequence ATGCTGACCTCGCGCTTCCCGTTGTGCACCATCAAGGAAACCCCGGCGGACGCCGATACCGCCAGTCACCGGCTGATGCTGCGCGCCGGAATGATCCGCAAGCTCGCGACGGGGATTTATACCTGGCTGCCGCTCGGCCTGCGCGTGCTACGCAAGGTGGAAGCAATCGTGCGCGAGGAAATGAATCGTGCCGGCGCCATGGAATTGCTCATGCCCTGTATACAGCCAAAGGAGCTATGGGAGGAAACCGGCCGTTGGGAGAAATTTGGTGGGCAACTGCTCAAGATCAAGGATCGCAAGGAGCAGGAATATTGCTTCGGCCCCACCCACGAGGAAGTCGTCACCGACTGGGCGCGCGCGGAACTTAAAAGCTACAAGCAACTGCCACTGAATCTTTATCAGATCCAGACCAAGTTCCGCGACGAAATACGGCCGCGCTTCGGCGTGATGCGCGCACGTGAATTTCTCATGAAAGATGCCTATTCATTCCACCTGACTGAACAGGATCTGGTGCGTGAATACCAGAACATGTACGACACCTACACGCGTATCTTTACACGCTGCGGCCTTAAGTTCCGATCCGTGCGCGCGGATACCGGCGCCATCGGTGGCAACGCCTCGCATGAATTCCACGTGCTGGCCGACGCCGGTGAAGATGCTATCGCTTTCTCCACCGAATCGGATTACGCCGCCAACGTGGAACTGGCGGAAGCCGTGCCCGCGCGTACTCCGCGCCCGGTACCCGCAGCGAAGCTCGAACTGGTGGATACGCCGACTCAGAAAACCATCGCAGCAGTAACTGCCTTTCTGAAGGTCAAGCCCGAGCAGTGCGTCAAAACACTCGTGGTGCGCGGAAACCAGGGACTGGTGGCCCTATGCCTGCGCGGCGATCACGAGATCAACGAAGTTAAGGCTGCGAAGCTCCCGGAGTTGCCGGGCGCATCCGTGTTGGCCGGCGAGGATGAAATCTATAAGGCTATCGGCTGCAGGCCGGGTTTCATCGGCCCGGTACATCTGCCGGATAACATCCCGGTGATCGTGGACCGCGCGGCCTCAATGCTTGCGGACTTTGTCTGTGGTGCGAATCAGGAGGGCAAACATTACCGTGGCGCCAACTGGGAATGGGATGCGCGCAGCACGCGTACCGCCGACTTGCGCAAAGTGGTGGATGGCGACCCCTCGCCCGATGGCAAAGGCATGCTCAAAATCGCCCGCGGCATTGAAGTAGGTCACGTGTTCTCGCTCGGCGACAAATACGCAAAAGCCATGGGCGCTCAGGTGCTAGACGAGCTGGGCCAGCAGGTGACATTGCTCATGGGCTGTTACGGCATCGGCGTTTCACGCATCGTGGCCGCGGCCATCGAGCAGAACCATGACGAGCGCGGCATCATCTGGCCGGAACCGCTGGCACCATTCCAGATCGCCCTGTTGCCGCTCAACATGCACAAATCTCCGCCACTGCGCGCGGCGGCGGAGGCGCTGTATCGCGAGCTCGCGGCCGCGGGCTACGACATGCTCATGGACGATCGCGAGCTGCGTCCCGGACCGATGTTCGCCGACATGGAATTGATCGGCATCCCGCACCGGCTGGTGCTCTCGGATCGCAGTCTCAATGCTGGCACGGTGGAATACAAAGGCCGGCGCGACGAAAAGCCGCAAGACGTCGCGCGCAAGGATCTGTTGGCGTTCCTGAAAGCACGCCTGCCGGCCTCCAACTGA
- the ilvC gene encoding ketol-acid reductoisomerase: MATVLYDTALDRALIRARRVAVLGFGVQGRAQALNLKDSGVNVCVGLRAGSASRVAASAAGLSVAEPAAAVSESDVVVMLVPDEVQAEIYTGIVAPGLRRNGALIFAHGFNIHFKRIVPRADLDVMLVAPNGIGEQVRAQYLEHHGVPALVAVHQDASGQAHALALSYAWAQGHGRAGIIESSFREETETDLFAEQAVLSGGLTHLIQAAFDTLVQAGYQPEVAYFACLHEVKLMADMIYQRGIAGMRASISTTAEFGDYTRGARVIGAPTRAAMQQILEEIQNGRFAAELERELDAGLPAIKAGRARARAQLIEDVGQRLRAHMHACGRTG, from the coding sequence ATGGCTACAGTTCTGTACGACACCGCACTCGATCGCGCGCTGATTCGCGCACGCCGCGTCGCCGTCCTGGGTTTCGGCGTTCAGGGGCGGGCGCAGGCACTCAACCTCAAGGATTCCGGCGTCAACGTGTGCGTCGGTTTGCGTGCGGGCTCGGCGTCGCGCGTCGCCGCCAGCGCGGCCGGGCTGAGCGTGGCGGAACCAGCGGCGGCGGTCTCCGAGTCCGATGTCGTGGTGATGCTGGTTCCGGACGAAGTGCAGGCTGAAATCTACACCGGGATTGTGGCCCCTGGGCTGCGCAGGAACGGCGCGCTGATTTTTGCCCACGGTTTCAACATCCATTTCAAGCGCATCGTGCCACGCGCCGATCTCGACGTGATGCTCGTGGCGCCCAACGGTATCGGCGAACAGGTACGCGCGCAATATCTTGAGCACCACGGCGTGCCGGCGCTGGTGGCGGTACACCAGGACGCCAGCGGTCAGGCGCATGCGCTGGCGCTCTCCTATGCCTGGGCCCAGGGCCACGGACGCGCTGGCATCATCGAATCAAGTTTCCGCGAAGAGACTGAGACCGACTTGTTCGCGGAGCAGGCGGTGCTGAGCGGCGGGTTGACGCACCTGATACAGGCCGCATTCGACACGCTGGTGCAGGCCGGTTACCAACCGGAGGTGGCCTACTTCGCGTGCCTGCACGAAGTGAAGCTCATGGCCGACATGATTTACCAGCGCGGCATCGCTGGCATGCGCGCATCCATTTCCACCACCGCCGAGTTCGGGGATTACACGCGCGGTGCGCGCGTCATCGGCGCGCCCACGCGTGCGGCGATGCAGCAGATCCTCGAGGAGATCCAGAACGGCCGGTTTGCCGCGGAGCTGGAGCGCGAACTGGATGCGGGGTTGCCCGCCATCAAGGCCGGGCGTGCGCGTGCACGTGCGCAGCTGATTGAAGACGTGGGCCAGCGTTTGCGCGCGCACATGCATGCCTGCGGCCGCACCGGCTGA
- the pssA gene encoding CDP-diacylglycerol--serine O-phosphatidyltransferase — MHVPTTPDPDVDTEVGIDEQVNEAAEAGIEGPRRRGIYLLPNLITTAGLFAGFYAIVAAIAGHFEAAALAVFVAMIFDGLDGRIARLTHTESAFGKEYDSLSDMVSFGLAPALVMYEWAFKDMISFGWAWGKIGWLGAFFYAITAALRLARFNVRTGVVDKRYFQGLPSPAAAGIVAGAVWLGTDLGIPGPALVIPAYVITVLAGVLMVSSIGFYSFKDLHLYGRVPFTMLLIVPVAIIVISLSPPWVLFISFFLYACSGPVMALWRLRRRWARRAAH, encoded by the coding sequence ATGCACGTGCCTACGACCCCTGATCCCGACGTCGATACCGAGGTGGGCATTGACGAGCAGGTGAATGAAGCCGCGGAAGCCGGCATCGAGGGGCCGCGCCGCCGCGGCATTTACCTGCTGCCCAACCTGATTACCACCGCCGGCCTGTTCGCGGGGTTTTATGCCATCGTGGCCGCGATTGCCGGCCACTTCGAAGCGGCTGCGCTCGCGGTGTTCGTGGCCATGATCTTCGACGGCCTGGATGGCCGCATCGCGCGACTCACGCACACCGAAAGCGCGTTCGGCAAGGAATACGACTCGCTTTCCGACATGGTGTCCTTCGGACTGGCTCCGGCGCTGGTGATGTACGAGTGGGCCTTCAAGGACATGATCAGTTTCGGCTGGGCCTGGGGCAAGATCGGCTGGTTGGGCGCGTTTTTTTACGCGATCACCGCGGCACTGCGTCTGGCGCGCTTCAACGTGCGCACCGGGGTGGTGGACAAGCGCTACTTTCAGGGCCTGCCGAGTCCGGCGGCCGCGGGCATCGTGGCGGGCGCAGTGTGGCTGGGCACCGATCTCGGTATTCCCGGCCCGGCGCTGGTGATCCCGGCGTACGTCATCACGGTCTTGGCCGGCGTGCTCATGGTCAGCAGCATCGGCTTTTACAGTTTCAAGGACCTGCATCTGTACGGTCGCGTGCCCTTCACCATGCTGCTCATCGTACCCGTGGCCATCATCGTCATTTCCCTGAGCCCGCCGTGGGTACTGTTCATCTCGTTCTTCCTGTACGCCTGCTCCGGTCCGGTCATGGCGCTGTGGCGCCTGCGCCGTCGCTGGGCGCGCCGCGCCGCACATTGA
- a CDS encoding uracil-DNA glycosylase, with product MDAARAGYLHDLGITVWERRGLAQIPAATDAVREPDAAVPDDARAAAIAQMDWPELEAAVKACTACRLRAGCTQTVFGVGNRQAEWLVIGEGPGAEEDRQGEPFVGRAGQLLNSMLAAIGLQREAVYIANIVKCRPPDNRNPAPDEAASCRPFLDRQIALIRPKLILAVGRIAAQNLLQTAAPLGQLRGRVHELHGIPVVVTYHPAYLLRTPADKRKAWVDLQFAVRTFRELTA from the coding sequence ATGGACGCAGCGCGCGCCGGTTATTTGCACGATCTCGGCATCACCGTGTGGGAGCGGCGCGGGTTGGCGCAAATTCCCGCGGCTACCGACGCGGTGCGCGAGCCCGATGCAGCGGTGCCCGACGACGCACGCGCCGCCGCCATTGCGCAGATGGACTGGCCCGAACTCGAGGCAGCCGTCAAAGCCTGCACGGCCTGCCGCCTGCGCGCCGGCTGCACGCAGACGGTGTTCGGCGTGGGTAACCGTCAGGCCGAGTGGCTGGTGATCGGCGAGGGGCCGGGCGCCGAAGAAGACCGTCAGGGCGAGCCGTTCGTGGGCCGTGCCGGCCAGTTGTTGAATTCCATGCTCGCGGCCATCGGCCTGCAGCGCGAGGCGGTGTACATCGCGAACATCGTCAAATGCCGTCCGCCCGACAACCGCAATCCAGCACCTGACGAAGCCGCGTCCTGCCGGCCGTTTCTCGATCGGCAGATCGCGCTCATCCGGCCCAAGCTGATTCTTGCGGTGGGCCGGATCGCCGCCCAGAACCTGCTGCAAACCGCTGCGCCCCTCGGCCAACTGCGAGGTCGCGTGCATGAGCTGCACGGCATCCCTGTGGTGGTCACCTATCATCCGGCGTACCTGCTGCGCACTCCGGCAGACAAGCGCAAAGCCTGGGTGGATCTGCAATTCGCAGTACGCACGTTCAGGGAGCTCACGGCATGA
- the rimI gene encoding ribosomal protein S18-alanine N-acetyltransferase, whose product MSAVVAIPDSPVYRPMRDHDVTAVMAIEKRAYRFHWSEGIFRDCLRVGYGCWIMELGGSIGGYGVLSLVVGEAHLLNICVTPEWQGQGYGRLLLEHFIELARERGAYQMLLEVRPSNKAALRLYHTRGFEQVGMRKNYYPGEHGREDALILGLPL is encoded by the coding sequence ATGAGCGCGGTGGTCGCGATTCCCGACTCGCCGGTCTACCGTCCGATGCGCGACCACGATGTGACGGCGGTGATGGCCATCGAGAAGCGTGCCTACCGTTTTCACTGGAGCGAAGGAATCTTTCGCGATTGCCTGCGTGTAGGCTACGGTTGCTGGATCATGGAATTGGGCGGCAGCATCGGTGGTTATGGCGTGCTGTCACTGGTAGTGGGCGAAGCGCATCTGCTCAACATCTGCGTGACACCCGAGTGGCAGGGTCAGGGTTACGGGCGCTTGCTGCTCGAGCATTTCATCGAGCTGGCGCGCGAGCGCGGCGCCTACCAGATGCTGCTCGAGGTGCGGCCGTCCAACAAGGCCGCGCTGCGCCTCTATCACACGCGCGGCTTCGAGCAGGTCGGCATGCGCAAGAACTATTATCCCGGCGAGCACGGCCGCGAGGATGCCCTGATCCTGGGTTTGCCCTTGTAG
- a CDS encoding peptide chain release factor 3, translating to MFDHEIGRRRTFAIISHPDAGKTTLTEKLLLFGGAIQMAGAVKGRKAARHATSDWMKLEQQRGISVTSSVMQFPYNGRVINLLDTPGHEDFSEDTYRTLTAVDSALMVIDCAKGVEERTIKLMEVCRLRDTPIMTFINKLDRDGRDPMSLLDEVEAVLKIRCAPVTWPIGMGRDLKGIYHLADDRIYIYAGDKTGRLGEVRVIEGLNSATADELLGGDAETFRAEVGLVRGASHAFDRQEYLAGRLTPVFFGSAISNFGVRELLDAFVEHAPPPRARATTTRRVEPSEEKLSGFVFKIQANMDPQHHDRIAFLRLCSGRYTPGMRIRHVRIGREVKIADALTFMAAEREHAVEAYAGDIIGIHNHGTVAIGDAFTQGEDLSFTGIPNFAPEIFRRVVLKDPLKSKALAKGLAQLCEEGATQLFKPLRNNDLILGAVGLLQFDVVAYRLKEEYGVDCVFDNINVATARWVECEDAKRLEEFRNKAFDNLALDHTDSLVYVAPTLINLQLTEERWPDVRFRTTREHGIESLAA from the coding sequence ATGTTCGACCATGAAATCGGCCGGCGGCGCACCTTTGCCATCATCTCGCACCCGGACGCCGGCAAGACCACGCTCACCGAGAAGCTGTTGCTCTTCGGCGGCGCCATCCAGATGGCGGGCGCGGTCAAGGGCCGCAAGGCCGCGCGCCACGCCACTTCCGACTGGATGAAGCTCGAGCAGCAGCGCGGCATCTCGGTGACGTCCTCGGTGATGCAGTTCCCCTACAACGGCCGCGTCATCAACCTGCTCGACACGCCCGGCCACGAGGACTTTTCTGAGGACACCTATCGCACGCTCACCGCGGTGGACTCGGCGCTCATGGTGATTGACTGCGCCAAGGGCGTGGAGGAGCGCACCATCAAGCTCATGGAAGTCTGCCGGTTGCGCGACACACCCATCATGACTTTCATCAACAAGCTGGATCGTGACGGACGCGATCCCATGTCGCTGCTGGACGAGGTGGAGGCGGTGTTGAAAATCCGCTGTGCGCCCGTGACCTGGCCAATCGGCATGGGGCGCGATCTCAAGGGGATTTATCATCTCGCCGATGACCGCATCTATATATATGCGGGTGACAAGACCGGCCGCCTGGGCGAAGTGCGCGTGATCGAGGGCCTGAACAGCGCCACTGCGGATGAGTTATTGGGCGGTGACGCAGAGACATTTCGCGCGGAAGTCGGACTGGTGCGCGGCGCGTCACATGCGTTCGACCGCCAGGAATATCTGGCCGGCCGGCTGACGCCGGTGTTTTTCGGCTCCGCCATCAGCAACTTCGGCGTGCGCGAACTGCTGGACGCGTTCGTGGAGCACGCGCCGCCGCCGCGTGCGCGCGCCACCACGACGCGCAGGGTCGAACCCTCGGAGGAAAAGCTCAGCGGCTTCGTGTTCAAGATTCAGGCCAACATGGACCCGCAGCACCACGACCGCATCGCATTCCTGCGCCTGTGCTCGGGACGCTACACGCCCGGCATGCGCATCCGGCATGTGCGTATCGGCCGCGAGGTGAAAATCGCCGATGCCTTGACGTTCATGGCCGCGGAACGCGAGCATGCCGTGGAAGCCTATGCCGGGGACATCATCGGCATCCACAACCACGGCACCGTGGCTATCGGCGATGCCTTCACCCAGGGCGAGGACCTGAGCTTCACCGGTATCCCGAATTTCGCTCCGGAAATTTTCCGGCGCGTGGTACTCAAGGATCCGCTCAAATCCAAGGCGCTCGCCAAGGGCCTGGCGCAGCTCTGCGAAGAGGGCGCCACGCAGTTGTTCAAACCGCTGCGCAACAACGATTTGATACTGGGCGCCGTGGGCTTGCTGCAATTTGATGTCGTCGCTTATCGCCTGAAAGAGGAGTATGGCGTGGATTGCGTGTTCGACAACATAAATGTCGCCACGGCGCGCTGGGTGGAATGCGAGGACGCGAAACGCCTGGAAGAGTTCCGCAACAAGGCCTTCGACAACCTGGCGCTGGATCACACCGATAGCCTGGTATACGTGGCGCCGACCTTGATCAATCTTCAACTCACCGAGGAACGCTGGCCCGACGTGCGCTTCCGCACCACCCGCGAGCACGGCATCGAATCGCTCGCCGCCTGA
- a CDS encoding MFS transporter, with protein sequence MPLLRNRKLWGWASYYWGNHAYTTSIITVFFPIFFLNYWDHGSSVTVNTFRLGLANSIASLVVALSAPVLGAIADRGGHKKRFLITSAFLGAVMVLALHFVNMGQWQWAWLFYVIASMCYWWGNVFGDSMLVSVAPPGKLDMTSAIGYFAGYLGGGVFLVVGVALSLKPQWFGLADATAAVKLILILTAIWWLIFSLPLLLWVPEPRKPQKKESLFRTAKAGVTQLAETFRHVRAYKPVLMFLIAYWVYIDGVNTIIQMAVDYGQAIGFTRTDLILAVLMVQFIGAPAALLFGRLGERIGPKIAIFIGLAVYVFVTVFAAFMQHSWQFFVLAALVGLVQGGVQLLSRSYYARLVPPERAGEFFGFYNMLGEFAAIIGPFLIGLVSYLSGSPRLSILSVIVLFAVGAVLLARVEGRPAGTAAPAPPAQH encoded by the coding sequence ATGCCGTTGCTCAGGAACCGCAAGCTGTGGGGGTGGGCGTCGTACTACTGGGGCAATCACGCCTATACGACTTCCATCATCACGGTATTCTTTCCGATTTTTTTTCTGAACTACTGGGACCACGGCAGCTCGGTGACGGTGAACACCTTCCGCCTGGGGCTGGCGAATTCCATCGCCAGCCTCGTGGTGGCGCTGTCGGCGCCGGTGCTGGGTGCGATTGCCGACCGCGGTGGGCACAAGAAACGCTTCTTGATTACCAGCGCGTTCCTGGGCGCGGTCATGGTTCTGGCGCTGCATTTCGTGAACATGGGGCAGTGGCAGTGGGCGTGGCTGTTCTACGTGATCGCTTCCATGTGTTATTGGTGGGGCAACGTGTTCGGCGATTCCATGCTGGTGTCGGTCGCTCCGCCCGGCAAGTTGGACATGACCTCGGCAATCGGCTATTTCGCCGGGTACCTTGGCGGCGGTGTATTTCTGGTCGTGGGCGTGGCCCTGAGCCTCAAGCCGCAGTGGTTTGGTCTGGCGGACGCCACCGCGGCGGTGAAGCTGATTCTGATTCTCACCGCCATCTGGTGGCTGATATTTTCATTGCCGCTGCTATTGTGGGTGCCGGAACCACGGAAGCCTCAGAAGAAAGAGAGTCTATTCAGGACGGCCAAGGCCGGCGTGACGCAACTGGCGGAAACCTTCCGCCACGTGCGCGCCTACAAGCCGGTGCTCATGTTCCTGATTGCCTATTGGGTATATATAGATGGGGTTAACACCATCATCCAGATGGCGGTGGACTACGGCCAGGCGATTGGTTTCACCCGGACTGATTTAATTTTAGCGGTGCTTATGGTGCAGTTCATCGGCGCGCCCGCGGCGCTCCTGTTCGGGCGCCTGGGTGAACGCATCGGCCCGAAAATCGCGATCTTCATCGGCCTGGCGGTGTATGTATTTGTCACCGTGTTCGCGGCCTTCATGCAGCATTCCTGGCAGTTTTTCGTGCTCGCGGCGCTGGTCGGACTGGTGCAGGGCGGGGTGCAACTACTGAGCCGCTCGTACTACGCGCGACTGGTACCGCCCGAGCGCGCCGGGGAATTCTTCGGTTTCTACAACATGTTGGGTGAGTTCGCCGCCATCATCGGCCCTTTCCTGATCGGCCTGGTGAGTTACCTGAGCGGTAGCCCACGCCTGTCGATTCTGTCGGTAATCGTGTTGTTTGCGGTGGGGGCGGTGCTGCTGGCGCGGGTGGAAGGGCGCCCGGCCGGCACTGCGGCGCCCGCACCCCCTGCACAGCATTGA
- a CDS encoding DUF3488 and DUF4129 domain-containing transglutaminase family protein codes for MNAILATNSEPRLERTRLLWTLAALAVMTLPHALHLAPWIVLTATLVALWRLGVVYFGWPLFSRYTRIAFGVLAFIGVYATYRTFNGPQAGTALLILLAGLKLMEARGLRDYFLLLVITLVIGLTNFLYDQTIPLAIYMIPAVWLAAAAMLNVAHPDTGHTLLASARTSARMLLSALPVALVLFLLFPRIPGPLWSLALPQHSAVTGLSTSMSPGSLSRLAQSDAIAFRVKFLNAAPPRAQLYWRALVLHDYDGQTWTAGNIMWDGSSTLSARGAPVNYQITLQPNQLRVLYALDLPAQVPASTRLTADYEILAPRPVTELRLYDASSYTDYRYGLDIPAWELRRDMRLSPGIDPRARQLAQSWRAATSAPEQIVTDALRMFHQQDFHYTLQPGVLNGPNRIDDFLFNTRRGFCEHFASAFVFLMRAAGIPAHVVIGYQGGTRNPVDGYYVVRQEDAHAWAEVWFAGRGWVRVDPTAAVDPARVDQGLAAALPGEAVPGYFFHAHPWVGQLRNGWDALNNGWNQWILAYGPELQSRFFADIGLAYGNWLQLVLVLLMAIGAILLLVWVVLWWRHRAPRPSGVQRNYLRFCRKLANRGFTRAGYEGPLDYAQRVSRARPDLASAVNVIARFYVNLRYAGSGDARAFARLVQAFRP; via the coding sequence TTGAACGCGATATTGGCGACCAACTCCGAGCCGCGCCTGGAACGCACGCGCCTGTTGTGGACGCTGGCGGCACTCGCCGTCATGACGCTGCCGCACGCGCTGCACCTCGCGCCCTGGATAGTACTCACCGCCACGCTCGTCGCCTTGTGGCGCCTGGGCGTGGTGTATTTCGGCTGGCCGTTGTTCAGCCGCTACACGCGCATCGCCTTCGGCGTGCTTGCGTTCATCGGCGTGTACGCGACCTATCGGACCTTCAACGGCCCGCAAGCCGGTACCGCCTTGCTGATCCTGCTCGCCGGGCTCAAGCTCATGGAAGCGCGCGGACTGCGCGACTATTTCCTGCTGCTGGTGATCACCCTGGTCATAGGCTTGACCAACTTCCTGTACGACCAGACGATTCCGCTCGCAATCTACATGATTCCGGCCGTGTGGCTCGCAGCTGCCGCGATGCTCAATGTCGCCCATCCGGACACTGGACACACACTGCTGGCATCCGCAAGAACCAGCGCACGCATGCTGCTGTCGGCGCTGCCGGTGGCGCTGGTGCTGTTCCTGCTGTTTCCGCGCATTCCCGGCCCCTTGTGGAGTCTGGCGTTGCCGCAACACTCGGCGGTCACCGGTTTGTCCACCAGCATGTCGCCAGGCAGCTTGAGCCGCCTCGCGCAATCGGACGCCATCGCGTTCCGTGTCAAGTTCCTGAATGCCGCGCCGCCGCGCGCTCAGCTTTACTGGCGCGCCCTGGTGCTGCACGACTACGACGGTCAAACCTGGACTGCCGGCAACATCATGTGGGACGGCAGCAGCACACTGTCCGCGCGCGGAGCGCCGGTGAACTATCAAATCACCTTGCAGCCCAATCAACTGCGGGTGCTGTACGCGCTCGACTTGCCGGCCCAGGTGCCGGCGAGCACGCGCCTGACCGCGGACTACGAAATACTCGCGCCGCGCCCGGTTACGGAACTCAGGTTGTACGACGCCAGTTCCTACACCGATTACCGCTACGGTCTGGATATCCCTGCCTGGGAGCTGCGCCGCGACATGCGCCTGTCTCCCGGGATTGATCCGCGCGCGCGCCAACTGGCGCAAAGCTGGCGTGCTGCAACCTCAGCTCCGGAGCAGATTGTCACGGACGCGCTGCGCATGTTTCACCAGCAGGATTTCCATTACACGCTGCAACCCGGGGTGCTGAACGGCCCGAATCGCATTGACGATTTCCTGTTCAACACGCGCCGCGGTTTCTGTGAACACTTTGCCAGTGCGTTTGTGTTTCTGATGCGCGCCGCCGGCATTCCGGCACACGTGGTCATCGGCTATCAAGGCGGTACGCGCAATCCCGTGGACGGATATTACGTCGTGCGCCAGGAAGATGCGCACGCCTGGGCGGAGGTGTGGTTCGCAGGCCGCGGCTGGGTGCGCGTGGATCCGACCGCGGCCGTGGATCCGGCGCGCGTGGACCAGGGTTTGGCGGCCGCGCTGCCGGGCGAAGCGGTGCCAGGCTACTTTTTCCACGCCCACCCATGGGTGGGGCAGTTACGCAATGGCTGGGACGCACTCAACAACGGCTGGAATCAATGGATATTGGCCTACGGTCCGGAACTGCAGAGCCGTTTTTTCGCCGACATCGGGCTGGCGTATGGCAACTGGCTGCAGCTGGTATTGGTTCTGCTGATGGCCATCGGCGCGATTCTGCTGCTGGTGTGGGTGGTGCTGTGGTGGCGTCATCGCGCTCCGCGGCCTTCCGGCGTGCAACGCAACTACCTGCGCTTCTGCCGCAAGCTGGCAAATCGTGGATTCACGCGTGCCGGCTATGAGGGTCCGCTGGATTACGCGCAGCGCGTGAGCCGCGCGCGGCCGGATCTGGCGTCTGCGGTGAATGTCATCGCCAGGTTCTATGTGAACCTGCGATATGCAGGGAGCGGCGATGCCCGCGCTTTCGCCAGATTGGTACAGGCCTTCCGCCCTTGA